One window of Catonella massiliensis genomic DNA carries:
- a CDS encoding adenylosuccinate synthase, which produces MVRAIVGANWGDEGKGKITDMLAQTSDIIVRFQGGSNAGHTIINNYGKFALHLLPSGVFYNHTTSIIGNGVALNIPYLVKEINSLIEKGVPKPKVLVSDRAQIIMPYHIKFDEYEEERLGKNSFGSTKSGIAPFYSDKYAKIGFQVSELFDDEILKEKIERVCIQKDVLLEHLYHKPAIDKAELLETLHEYRDMIAPYVCDTALFIQEAIKAGKTVLLEGQLGTLKDPDFGIYPMVTSSSTLASYGAIGAGIPPYEIKDIIAVVKAYSSAVGAGEFVSEIFGEEADELRHRGGDGGEYGATTGRPRRMGWFDAVASRYGVRMQGATQVSLTVLDVLGYLDELPICVGYEIDGKITKDFPVTAKLKKAKPVYEKLPGWKCEIKGIRKYEELPENCRKYIEFIEKELGVPVTMVSNGPGREDIIYRK; this is translated from the coding sequence ATGGTAAGAGCAATAGTTGGAGCAAATTGGGGAGACGAAGGTAAGGGTAAGATTACAGATATGCTTGCACAGACATCTGACATTATCGTTAGATTTCAGGGTGGAAGCAATGCAGGACATACTATTATCAACAACTATGGTAAGTTTGCGCTTCATTTACTTCCATCAGGAGTATTTTATAACCATACTACAAGTATTATCGGAAATGGAGTTGCACTCAATATTCCTTATCTGGTTAAAGAAATCAACTCTTTGATTGAAAAGGGAGTGCCAAAGCCAAAGGTGCTTGTATCAGACAGGGCACAGATTATAATGCCTTACCATATCAAGTTCGATGAGTATGAGGAAGAAAGACTTGGCAAAAACTCATTTGGCTCTACCAAGTCAGGCATAGCTCCTTTTTATTCAGATAAATATGCAAAGATTGGTTTTCAGGTATCAGAGCTTTTTGATGACGAGATTCTTAAAGAAAAAATAGAAAGAGTGTGTATACAAAAAGATGTACTTTTAGAGCATCTGTATCACAAGCCTGCTATTGACAAGGCAGAGCTCCTTGAGACGCTTCACGAGTACAGAGATATGATTGCGCCTTATGTTTGCGATACCGCACTTTTCATACAGGAAGCAATAAAGGCCGGCAAGACAGTTCTTCTAGAGGGACAGCTTGGTACTCTTAAAGATCCTGATTTTGGTATATATCCTATGGTTACATCTTCCTCAACCCTTGCATCCTATGGTGCTATAGGAGCGGGCATACCTCCTTATGAGATTAAGGATATTATAGCTGTTGTAAAGGCTTATTCGAGTGCAGTTGGAGCAGGAGAATTCGTCAGCGAAATCTTTGGTGAAGAGGCGGACGAGCTTAGACACAGAGGAGGAGATGGCGGAGAATACGGAGCAACCACAGGACGCCCAAGAAGAATGGGATGGTTTGATGCTGTAGCAAGCCGCTATGGTGTAAGGATGCAGGGTGCTACACAGGTTAGCTTAACTGTACTTGATGTACTCGGCTATCTTGATGAACTTCCTATTTGTGTAGGCTATGAAATAGATGGTAAGATAACGAAGGATTTCCCTGTAACAGCCAAGCTTAAGAAGGCTAAGCCGGTATATGAAAAGTTACCGGGCTGGAAATGTGAGATAAAGGGAATAAGAAAATATGAGGAACTTCCTGAGAACTGCAGAAAGTACATTGAGTTTATAGAAAAAGAACTTGGAGTACCTGTTACCATGGTAAGTAACGGACCGGGAAGAGAAGATATCATATATAGGAAATAA
- a CDS encoding DUF5717 family protein has translation MEKKIENFAEEKFNFELPEILVLPSALEVSVRTDTGAVGSFKIRYKDELKYGDRKIRGYVTCNDYRFKFDKVTFSDCEVEVKFEFDGRGLAPDHEYSGNIRLITDCGEITVPYFIKTKEEGLVIEGEDIKNIYQFASFAEHNFELAAKIFYSDEFEKYVLKDKEELKLIRRGLLGNKDRYRALEEFFCFTKSKQRVRLTTDRTVYNFHISGLPIKDKLLIRKSNWGYVKADIITEGKFFRINKNEVTNESFEDGEFALEVFIDPRYIRSEKASGRIIFRTFEEDLCIEFNFINTTISPEKSAANRKRFEYTKKLIDEFYAYRMGTSSLKNVTTAARTILYGIGISGRNQEIVDYVNIYLHLINGNEAEAKEELAKLNTNTQIPLFRLIYIYFKYRLAPDDHKDKYRREIEKLINIKGYQAGLYFLIHMDGRYKMNLARRLDFIEQLYNESFQSPFLLMEAWSIYKSQPDYFSKLNSFSIQVVNWAIKHGFFSGKLVTEKFVILANELREFNPLVIKLLEVVYKNWGVEEVVQAICAQLIRKKNMDETDHEWYRVGIKRGIKLTGIYELYMRTMRDDSDEKIELSVYSYFLYDNTLNTAKKALLYSYLIKNKDEADLQDIYREYKEQIYSFASEQIKKGEISSNLATVYKLVFKDYNFLSEHYSYLPSVIFKKKIVCKNANMQFVTIVTRGLMAGSSYKFNDGVAIADVSGEYSTAVVADKEGNLYPAKEYCDSERLINYYDYLNSCYEAGDRSYMELLTIVAENDRFHKQCKHLTEICEQLLASKVVTEEYKYFIRNKLLEYYFEANEGEKLELILNDYDFNQVDGKLADYAANIALIRNVYPLSLQALKIIGLDMVAAGKLSKVISSYIEDEDETRKKENFGIIISSAYRLMLDKKADDEVIIFLRDNYEGGVTELNLIYKELRDRDLLNVEFISRVIQQMLFSESLAVESDKIFEYYEKFGEETLSKAFLSYVSYKWLVRDVRVGKYFEKRIYDEAYKTKSTLFIVSYLKILSEKKFLTDEERDYVTVWVENLAEEGIILPFFKEFKNKCRLPAEIENSNYVVCYADSEDEVAINYRIISSANGGDRSYTVEWMKNVYQGIFVKEFLVFADEVVQYYISIKEKGDDEPKIIMSDELVIKQDVLFEEDLGHSLFSQINMMYVCKDLSDEKTLKEYMRNYVAEKEIIDKLFSLETIDEEF, from the coding sequence ATGGAAAAAAAGATTGAAAATTTTGCGGAAGAAAAGTTTAACTTTGAGCTTCCGGAAATATTAGTGCTGCCCTCCGCTTTAGAAGTATCAGTTAGAACCGACACAGGTGCTGTCGGTTCTTTTAAGATAAGATATAAGGATGAATTAAAATATGGTGACAGAAAAATAAGAGGCTATGTTACCTGTAATGATTATCGCTTTAAGTTTGACAAGGTTACTTTTTCAGACTGTGAAGTTGAGGTAAAATTTGAATTTGATGGCAGGGGATTGGCTCCTGATCATGAATACAGCGGAAATATCCGCTTGATTACCGATTGCGGTGAAATTACAGTACCTTACTTCATCAAAACTAAAGAAGAAGGGCTTGTAATAGAGGGCGAGGATATCAAAAATATTTATCAGTTTGCTTCTTTTGCTGAGCATAATTTTGAACTTGCAGCAAAGATATTTTACAGTGATGAATTTGAAAAATATGTTCTAAAAGACAAGGAGGAGCTTAAACTCATACGCAGAGGCTTACTTGGCAACAAGGACAGATACAGGGCGTTAGAGGAGTTTTTCTGTTTTACTAAGAGTAAGCAGAGGGTTAGACTTACTACTGACAGGACAGTTTATAATTTTCACATTTCAGGGCTTCCCATCAAGGATAAGCTGCTCATTCGTAAGAGCAACTGGGGATATGTTAAGGCTGATATCATTACGGAGGGTAAGTTCTTTAGAATTAATAAAAATGAAGTAACAAATGAGTCCTTTGAAGACGGAGAATTTGCACTTGAAGTATTTATAGATCCGAGGTATATAAGGTCTGAGAAAGCAAGTGGAAGGATTATTTTCCGTACCTTTGAAGAAGATCTTTGTATTGAATTTAATTTTATAAATACAACAATTTCGCCTGAAAAGTCTGCCGCGAATAGAAAGAGATTTGAGTATACTAAAAAATTAATAGATGAATTCTACGCCTATCGTATGGGGACAAGCAGTCTTAAAAATGTGACAACTGCTGCACGGACGATATTGTACGGTATTGGTATATCAGGGAGAAATCAGGAAATAGTTGATTATGTCAATATTTATTTACATCTGATTAATGGAAATGAGGCAGAGGCAAAGGAAGAACTTGCAAAGCTTAATACCAATACACAGATACCGTTATTTAGGCTAATTTATATTTATTTCAAGTACAGGCTTGCACCTGATGATCATAAGGATAAATACAGACGAGAGATAGAAAAGCTTATTAATATAAAGGGCTATCAGGCGGGATTATATTTTTTAATCCACATGGATGGCAGATACAAGATGAATTTAGCCAGAAGGCTGGATTTCATTGAGCAGCTTTACAATGAGAGCTTCCAAAGTCCGTTTTTGCTCATGGAGGCTTGGAGTATATATAAGTCTCAGCCGGATTATTTTAGCAAGTTAAATTCATTCTCCATTCAAGTAGTTAACTGGGCTATAAAGCATGGCTTTTTCTCGGGTAAACTTGTCACAGAGAAATTTGTAATCCTTGCCAATGAGTTAAGAGAGTTTAATCCTCTTGTAATTAAGCTCTTGGAAGTAGTTTATAAGAACTGGGGAGTTGAAGAGGTTGTTCAGGCAATATGCGCCCAGCTTATAAGAAAAAAGAACATGGATGAGACTGACCATGAATGGTATAGAGTAGGTATTAAGCGAGGTATCAAGCTTACAGGAATATACGAACTGTATATGAGAACGATGAGAGATGATTCAGATGAGAAAATAGAACTCTCGGTATATTCATACTTCTTGTATGATAATACACTTAATACCGCAAAAAAAGCCTTGCTGTATTCATACCTGATAAAGAATAAGGATGAGGCTGATTTACAGGATATATATAGGGAATATAAGGAGCAAATCTACTCATTTGCAAGTGAACAGATTAAAAAGGGTGAAATCAGCTCCAATCTTGCAACTGTATATAAGCTGGTATTTAAGGATTACAACTTTTTATCAGAACATTATTCTTATCTGCCTTCAGTTATTTTTAAGAAGAAAATTGTATGTAAAAATGCAAATATGCAGTTTGTTACCATAGTTACCAGGGGACTTATGGCTGGCTCTTCATATAAGTTTAATGACGGAGTGGCTATTGCTGATGTGTCAGGAGAGTATTCTACTGCTGTAGTGGCGGATAAAGAAGGAAACCTATATCCTGCCAAAGAATATTGTGATTCGGAAAGACTTATAAACTACTATGATTATTTAAATAGCTGTTATGAGGCAGGAGATAGAAGCTATATGGAGCTTCTTACCATTGTTGCTGAAAATGACCGCTTTCATAAGCAGTGTAAGCACCTAACCGAAATCTGTGAGCAGCTGCTTGCATCCAAGGTTGTTACAGAAGAGTACAAGTATTTTATAAGAAATAAGCTCTTAGAGTACTACTTTGAAGCCAATGAAGGTGAAAAGCTTGAACTCATATTAAATGACTATGATTTTAATCAGGTTGACGGGAAGTTAGCTGACTATGCTGCCAATATAGCCCTGATAAGAAATGTATACCCTCTTTCGCTTCAGGCACTTAAGATAATTGGCCTTGATATGGTGGCAGCAGGAAAGCTGTCTAAGGTCATTTCATCCTATATAGAAGATGAAGATGAAACAAGAAAAAAAGAAAACTTTGGTATAATAATTTCATCTGCATACAGGCTCATGCTTGATAAAAAGGCTGATGATGAGGTTATCATCTTCCTTAGAGACAATTATGAGGGTGGAGTGACTGAGCTAAACCTTATATACAAGGAGCTAAGGGACAGAGATTTGCTGAATGTAGAATTTATCTCAAGGGTTATTCAGCAGATGCTCTTTTCTGAGTCTCTTGCAGTAGAGTCTGATAAGATATTTGAATACTACGAAAAGTTTGGCGAAGAGACCTTGAGTAAGGCATTTTTATCCTATGTTTCCTACAAGTGGCTTGTGAGGGATGTAAGAGTCGGTAAATACTTTGAAAAGCGCATATATGATGAGGCATACAAGACAAAAAGCACGTTGTTCATTGTTTCATATCTTAAAATCCTAAGCGAGAAGAAGTTTTTAACTGATGAGGAGAGGGATTATGTCACAGTATGGGTAGAAAACCTTGCCGAAGAAGGCATTATACTTCCTTTCTTTAAGGAATTTAAGAATAAATGCAGGCTTCCTGCTGAAATCGAAAATTCAAACTATGTGGTATGCTATGCCGACAGCGAAGATGAGGTTGCCATCAACTATAGAATCATTTCTTCTGCTAACGGCGGAGACAGAAGCTATACTGTAGAATGGATGAAGAATGTGTATCAGGGCATCTTTGTAAAAGAATTTTTGGTTTTTGCAGATGAAGTGGTGCAGTATTATATCTCCATTAAGGAAAAAGGTGATGATGAGCCGAAGATAATAATGAGTGACGAGTTAGTCATCAAGCAGGATGTGCTCTTTGAGGAAGACTTGGGGCATAGCTTATTCTCGCAGATAAACATGATGTATGTATGTAAGGACTTGTC
- a CDS encoding ROK family protein produces MRLGGLEAGGTKMVLCVGDEKGEIFEQISIPTGTPAETVPDIIKWFSDKNIDALGIGCFGPVDVSPASPTYGQILDTPKLPWVHYDLLKELQKDIKVPMKIDTDVNGSCLGEMVFGCAKGIDSVVYVTIGTGIGVGIAIGGRLVHGMLHPEAGHIIVNKHPEDKGNCICPYHDSCLEGLAAGPSMEKRWNKKAYDLEDNDLAWEIESEYIAQALVNYILTVSPQKIILGGGVMNQTRLFPLIRKKVTKLLNGYLNTPELKDMDNYIVPNSLNDNQGILGAMELGRQAYDEEKAK; encoded by the coding sequence ATGAGACTAGGTGGTCTTGAAGCAGGCGGAACAAAGATGGTTCTTTGTGTCGGAGATGAAAAGGGTGAGATATTCGAGCAGATATCAATACCAACAGGCACTCCTGCAGAAACAGTACCTGACATTATTAAGTGGTTTTCAGATAAAAATATAGATGCACTTGGGATAGGCTGCTTTGGACCTGTGGATGTATCACCTGCATCACCTACCTACGGGCAGATTTTGGATACACCTAAGCTTCCTTGGGTACATTATGACTTACTCAAAGAACTTCAAAAAGATATAAAGGTTCCAATGAAAATAGATACAGATGTAAATGGTTCCTGTCTTGGAGAGATGGTATTTGGCTGTGCTAAAGGCATTGATTCAGTCGTGTATGTTACCATAGGAACAGGAATAGGTGTTGGCATTGCAATTGGAGGCAGGCTTGTACACGGTATGCTCCATCCTGAAGCGGGACACATCATAGTAAATAAGCATCCTGAGGATAAGGGAAATTGTATATGCCCATACCATGACAGCTGTCTTGAAGGTCTTGCGGCAGGTCCATCCATGGAAAAAAGATGGAATAAGAAGGCCTATGATTTGGAAGACAATGACCTTGCTTGGGAGATTGAAAGCGAGTATATAGCTCAGGCACTGGTTAATTATATACTTACTGTTTCACCTCAAAAAATAATCTTAGGTGGAGGAGTTATGAACCAGACCAGACTTTTCCCGCTTATTAGAAAAAAGGTTACTAAGTTACTTAACGGGTATTTAAATACTCCTGAACTAAAGGACATGGATAATTATATAGTTCCAAACAGCCTTAATGACAATCAGGGCATACTTGGAGCTATGGAGCTTGGCAGACAGGCTTATGATGAAGAAAAAGCTAAATAG